The Haemorhous mexicanus isolate bHaeMex1 chromosome 8, bHaeMex1.pri, whole genome shotgun sequence genome includes a window with the following:
- the TMEM177 gene encoding transmembrane protein 177: MAVRFLWKASVWLKKHKITVLAVSCMGLLGTNLSYHVFPEQTFKLLHECWSEGQPAELSEKLCGVFQDVLQDTGVKSTGSYRAFAASSFHPVSAGIPWLPEGCLVGIPPNFDSTAEDKKGIVNHVVVINGKEVDWESSEGVALKEALTFSLKAQKFAVAREVVYLQNGSPLASAVVAPTCLAGTFVCGSALKLLLGLSSGPVILRGLCNLVTAMGGLLCYYVSSDAITYHLDCRADSKAARLSKDYASGGLEFYDKILSRNRIFRGLMGKQGMKMYAPSGNLFPRHWFRIKYTPYTYRRTLILDILRELQASDGSS, translated from the coding sequence ATGGCAGTGCGGTTCCTGTGGAAGGCATCTGTGTGGTTAAAGAAGCACAAGATCACTGTGTTGGCCGTTTCTTGCATGGGACTGCTTGGCACTAACCTTTCCTATCACGTGTTTCCTGAGCAGACATTCAAACTGCTGCACGAGTGCTGGTCAGAGGGGCAGCCAGCTGAGCTTTCAGAGAAGCTCTGTGGTGTATTTCAGGATGTCCTTCAAGATACTGGTGTGAAGTCCACTGGCTCCTACAGAGCCTTTGCGGCTTCTAGCTTCCACCCTGTGAGCGCTGGAATTCCCTGGCTGCCTGAAGGCTGTTTGGTGGGCATCCCGCCTAACTTTGATAGCACAGCTGAGGATAAAAAAGGAATAGTCAACCATGTTGTTGTAATAAATGGCAAGGAAGTAGACTGGGAGAGCAGTGAAGGTGTGGCTTTGAAGGAAGCTCTCACATTTTCCCTTAAAGCTCAGAAGTTTGCCGTTGCCAGAGAAGTTGTGTACTTGCAGAATGGCAGCCCTTTAGCAAGTGCAGTTGTGGCTCCGACTTGCTTGGCTGGGACGTTTGTCTGTGGGAGTGCTctaaagctgctgctggggttaTCCAGTGGCCCTGTGATCCTCCGGGGCCTCTGTAACCTTGTCACTGCCATGGGAGGACTGCTCTGCTACTATGTCTCTTCTGATGCCATCACCTATCACCTGGACTGCAGGGCCGACTCCAAGGCAGCCAGGCTTTCCAAGGACTACGCCAGCGGTGGCCTTGAATTTTATGATAAAATCTTGTCCCGCAACAGGATTTTTCGTGGCCTGATGGGCAAACAAGGGATGAAAATGTATGCCCCGAGTGGTAACCTTTTCCCAAGGCACTGGTTCAGAATAAAGTATACCCCATACACTTACCGGAGAACTTTGATTCTTGATATTTTAAGAGAGCTCCAGGCATCTGATGGGAGTTCTTGA